From one Dermacentor andersoni chromosome 1, qqDerAnde1_hic_scaffold, whole genome shotgun sequence genomic stretch:
- the LOC126544758 gene encoding sulfotransferase ssu-1-like → MPAPKKPTYIDVDGIRVPGGFDPDRVREALSFEPVPGDIFLVTYPKCGTHWIQQISQLILNRGVSASNYLEFQMKTPFLEFTGNRGLDAMPPPRLLKTHLAFDRQPYHKDAKYVYMVRNPRDCCVSFYHHARGIPGYEFADGSFDDFFEVFIRGETDFGDYFDNLLSWYEHKDDPNVFFLTYEDLKEDTRGGVLRLARFLGEEHVESLEKDPYLLQQVLDKSSVQYMKEHIEVSDRDLQKLLNTASGAALGPVRRMFVPRDGRGPTMQFIRKGQVGDWRGHFTLEQEAKMRARIEEKTAGTDVMSLWKDYN, encoded by the coding sequence ATGCCTGCCCCGAAGAAGCCAACTTACATAGACGTAGACGGGATCCGGGTACCAGGGGGCTTCGATCCTGACCGCGTACGAGAAGCTCTCAGCTTCGAGCCGGTGCCCGGAGACATCTTTCTGGTGACGTACCCCAAATGCGGAACCCACTGGATCCAGCAGATCTCGCAGCTCATACTCAACCGTGGCGTGTCGGCCAGCAACTACCTCGAGTTCCAGATGAAGACGCCCTTCCTGGAATTTACAGGCAACCGTGGCTTGGACGCGATGCCGCCGCCACGGCTTCTCAAGACGCACTTGGCCTTCGACCGGCAACCGTACCACAAGGACGCGAAGTACGTGTACATGGTGCGCAATCCCAGAGACTGCTGCGTCTCCTTCTACCACCACGCGCGGGGCATACCCGGCTACGAGTTCGCGGACGGGTCGTTCGACGACTTCTTCGAAGTCTTCATCAGGGGCGAGACGGACTTCGGCGACTACTTCGATAACCTTCTGTCGTGGTACGAGCACAAGGACGACCCTAACGTGTTCTTCCTCACCTACGAGGACCTCAAGGAGGACACCAGGGGCGGCGTTCTTCGGCTAGCCCGCTTCCTCGGAGAGGAGCACGTGGAGTCGCTCGAGAAAGACCCGTACCTCCTCCAGCAGGTGCTGGACAAGAGCAGCGTGCAGTACATGAAGGAGCACATCGAAGTGTCCGACAGGGACTTGCAGAAGCTGTTGAACACAGCGAGCGGCGCCGCCCTGGGACCGGTGCGGAGAATGTTCGTGCCCCGAGACGGCAGGGGTCCGACGATGCAATTTATACGCAAGGGTCAGGTGGGCGACTGGAGGGGACACTTCACCCTCGAACAGGAGGCGAAGATGCGTGCCAGGATCGAGGAGAAGACCGCTGGCACAGATGTGATGAGTCTTTGGAAGGACTATAACTAG